Genomic DNA from Sphingobium sp. WTD-1:
CCGGGTGGAGCAGGGCCTGCCCAAGCTGGAACAGCATATCCCCGGCGGCGGCACCATGACCGCGACCTGGCCGTCCGATTATGCGCTGGATATGGAAATCTCGGCCATGGCCCAGACCATCCCGGTCAAGCTGCTGATCGAGGAGGACAAGGTGCGCGGCACCGTGTCGATCCCGATGTTCCTCAAGATGATGTCCGGCCCGATCTCCGACTTCATCAAGACCAGCGCCCAGAAGATGCTGACCAAGGCGTAAGCCTGCCTGCCGAGGTGCCCGCCATGCCGATCGACATCGAAAACATCGTCATCCTCACCGGCGCGGGCATTTCGGCCGAGAGCGGGCTTGCCACCTTTCGCGGGCCGGATGGCATGTGGGAGGGGCATCGGGTGGAGGATGTCTGCACGCCACAGGCGCTGGCGCGTAATCCGGCCTTGGTGCATCGCTTCTATGACGAGCGGCGCGCGAAGCTGGCGGAGGTGGCGCCCAATCCCGCGCATGAGGCATTGGCCGCGCTCGATCGCGCCTGGTCGGGCGATCTGCTGATCGTCACCCAGAATGTCGATGACCTGCATGAGCGGGCAGGGGCGAGCCGGCTGCTCCACATGCATGGGGAATTGAAGTCTGCCCTTTGTGCCGCCTGCGGCAAGGCGGTGGCCTGGGCCGATCCGCTGCCGCCCGGCAGCGCCTGTACGGGCTGTGGAGCGCCCAGCCTGCGGCCCGACATCGTCTTCTTCGGCGAAATGCCCTATGATATGGAGCGGATCGAGGAAGCGCTGGCGCAGGCCGATCTGTTCGTGTCGATCGGCACGTCGGGCGCGGTCTATCCGGCCGCCGGTTTCGTCCAGATGGCGCGCCATTATGGCGCCCGCACGCTGGAGCTCAATCTCGATCCGTCGGCGGGCAGCAGCTATTTCGAGGAAAGCCGGCTTGGCCCGGCAAGCGAACTGGTGCCCGAACTGGTCCACGACCTGCTCGGCTGACCGGCCTTATTCGCCGGGTGCCGCCATGATGTCGGCACCAGCGGGTTCATCGCGATAGAGCAGCATCACCGATCCATCCTCGCCATTCACCGCGCGGATCGGCAGGCTCAGTTGCAGGGCGGAGAGGAATTCCTTGCTGTCGCTGACGCGGAATCGCCCGCCGACCCGCAACGAGGAGACGCGCGCGTCGCCGATCAGGATCGGCGCACGGCGATAGCGGTTGAACTCGCTCGCCGCCTGCTCGATCGTTTCCCCGTCCAGCTCGACCATCTGGTCGCGCCAGGCGGTGCGCTGGTCGATCAGCTTGGGGCTGAGATGGGTGAGGTCGATGCTGCGCGACTGGATCACGGCGCCGCTGCCTGCGCTGACCTTTTCCAGCCCGCTATTGCCCGAATGGACCGTCACCGTGCCTTGCGTGACGGTCAGTTCCACCACCGACGGGCGCATGCGGACGTTGAAGGCAGTGCCGACGGCGCGGATCTGGGCCGATCGCACCTCCACGTCGAAGGGCCGGCCCTTGTCATGGGCCACGTCGAAGGAGGCTTCGCCCTTGAGCACGCGCACCTTGCGGCCGATGTCGGTGAAGCGGACCTCCGCCTCGCTATTGCTGTTGAGGTGCAGGATGGAGCCGTCGGCCAGCGCGACGTCGCGGATCTGGCCGACCGCCGTCTCATAACGATCCACGCCG
This window encodes:
- a CDS encoding polyhydroxyalkanoic acid system family protein, whose translation is MDIDIPHDLGRDEAKRRVEQGLPKLEQHIPGGGTMTATWPSDYALDMEISAMAQTIPVKLLIEEDKVRGTVSIPMFLKMMSGPISDFIKTSAQKMLTKA
- a CDS encoding NAD-dependent deacylase, with the protein product MPIDIENIVILTGAGISAESGLATFRGPDGMWEGHRVEDVCTPQALARNPALVHRFYDERRAKLAEVAPNPAHEALAALDRAWSGDLLIVTQNVDDLHERAGASRLLHMHGELKSALCAACGKAVAWADPLPPGSACTGCGAPSLRPDIVFFGEMPYDMERIEEALAQADLFVSIGTSGAVYPAAGFVQMARHYGARTLELNLDPSAGSSYFEESRLGPASELVPELVHDLLG
- a CDS encoding FecR domain-containing protein, coding for MEAARLLARLNSDPTPQDEDEICAWIEADPRHGVAFARAEAAWDAAERLKSAAAEVNLPPLEAIVSEEQQRRLSRNIMIAAGIAIAFFIVAAIVTIRTFSGVDRYETAVGQIRDVALADGSILHLNSNSEAEVRFTDIGRKVRVLKGEASFDVAHDKGRPFDVEVRSAQIRAVGTAFNVRMRPSVVELTVTQGTVTVHSGNSGLEKVSAGSGAVIQSRSIDLTHLSPKLIDQRTAWRDQMVELDGETIEQAASEFNRYRRAPILIGDARVSSLRVGGRFRVSDSKEFLSALQLSLPIRAVNGEDGSVMLLYRDEPAGADIMAAPGE